In the Buchnera aphidicola (Thelaxes suberi) genome, TTGGAAACAATGGATAAAAAAACAAACTATTTTGATCAATGAAAAAAAATTAAATCTACAAAATATCGAAGATCGAAAAAAAATAGAAAAAAAAATGATAAATTATTTTTTTTATGATAAATAAAATAAAGATTAGTAAAAATTTTTTATTTTCTTTTTTAAATAAATAATAATTGCATTATAAATATTCTTTTTATTTAAAAAATATGCATTTGATTGCATTATATTGTTTAAATTATTTTTATATTGTCTAATATATGAAAAATTAAAGTGATTTTTACAATAATTTAACCATTTTCTTTTTTCATTCTCTGATAAAAAAGAAAAAAAATTACGAGCTTTCATGCGAAAAAATAATTGTTTTACTCTTTCTTCTTGAAATTGAAATGTGTTTTTACAAAAATAATAAGGTTTAATGCAATGAATTAATTGCATAATTTTTTTATCGTTCTCTTTAAAAAAATCACTATATAATAGTAAATCTACATTTTTTTCTAAATATAATTTTCTTTTAAAAAAACATATTTTACTTAATTCTTTAAATACATAAGTATATTTATTTAATTTATTAAAATATTTAATGTAACTATCTATATTAACATTTAAATTATACATATCCTTTTTATGCAATACATTAATTGGAGCAAGGATAGGACATTTATTAATATAAATAAAAATTAAACCTTTTAGGAATAAATTTTTTACAATTATTTGATTATTTTTTTTTTGATGATAAAATTCCTGTAAAAAATCATTAATATCATATTTTAAATCAAAACCAATAATAATATTAGAATTAAAATGATATTGTCTCATTAATCTTATAATACTATAATTTTCACGGTTACTTCCAAAAATACTAGAAAAATAAAAAATTGGTAGATTACTGTATTTATGAAAAAAATCTATTATATTATGTTTTAATCTAAGTTTAAAAAAAAAATTAAATAATTTTGGTTGTACAGTTTTAATTAATTTTGCTACAGACATTGTAGCATAAACATCAGATAAAGCATCATGAACTACATCATGCTTAATATTATTTTCTTTTGCGATATCTTGTAATTTAAAACTAATTAATCCCGTTTTTTTTTTAGGCCATATAATACCTTTAGGTCTTAAAATATAACACGCTCTTAAAAGATTAATTAAATCCCATCTAGAATTATTGTGTTTATAACTCCATTCATATGGATCTAATAAATTTCTATAAAAAATATTTCTAGTTAATTCATCATCAAAATTAATATTGTTAAATCCAATAACACAAGTATTTTTTTTCATAAATTTCTGATTTATGATCTTTGCAAAATAAAATTCTTTTATTCCTTTTTGATCTGCTATTTGAGGGGTAATATTCGTAATAAATATGGATTCAGGGTTGGGTAAATAATCTAACGGAAGTGAACAATAAACAATAGTGGGTTTTGATAGTATCTTAAAATTATAATCAGTTCTAATACATGCAAATTGTGATGGTTTATCTAAACTAATATTTGTTCCAAAAGTTTCATAATCATAAAACAAAAAATTTTTATTTTGCATAAGGATGTTTTTATAATTTCAATAAATTTCATGTGTAAATTTATTTTATTCTCCCCCGACTGGACTCGAACCAGTGACATACGGATTAACAGTCCGTTGTTCTACCAACTGAACTACAGAGGAAATGTAAAATAATTATACTATTTTAAATTTCAAATGTCAAAAATTTTCAAAAAATATATGATTAAATATATATAAAAATACGTTTGTAATAAAATTAAAATAATTGGTAGATTATCTAGAAAAATTGTTTTATAATTAAATTAGTTATTAAACTATAACATAGGCCCCTTAGCTCAGTGGTTAGAGCAAGCGACTCATAATCGCTAGGTCGCTGGTTCAAATCCAGCAGGGGCCAATATAAATTTTATTAAAACTTTTGTTATATATATGTATTGATTAAAATAAAATATTTTTTTAATCATTACCTGTATGCCCAAAACCCGAAAAACCTCTTTTTGTGTTTTTTTCAAAATCTGATACAAAATTAAAATTAGGCCTAATTATAGGAATAAATAATAATTGTGCTATTCGCATTCCAGGATAGATTAAAAAATCCTTTTTTTTATCTCTATTCCATATAGACAATAATAATTCACCTTGATAATCTGAATCAATAATACCAACTGAATTACCTAATACAACGCCATATTTATGACCTAAACCCGATCTCGGAAATATCATCCCAGTGATTAACATATCATTAATATGTATTGCTATTCCAGAAGAAAGTAAAATTGTTTTATTAGCATTTAAAATAATGTTTTTATTACAACAAGCTCTCAAATCAATACCTGAAGATCCTAACGTGCTATATTTTGGAAAAGAAAAAATAGTTCCAATTCTATTATCAATAATTTTGATATTAATATTCTGGTTCATATTTATTTATAAATAAGTATTTTTAATAAAAGATGTAATTTATTGATTATATACCTGAAAAAACTCTTTACTGTCTGCACGATGAAGCAATAATTCCAGAATCAATTAAAAAAGAGTTATTATTTTTTAACTTATAATTTATTAAATTGCTAGAAAGAGTATAAATATAACCACCAGATCCTAATAAAATAGCATGACCGGCAGATATATCCCATGTATAAATAGGATGACATCGTACATATAATTGTGCTTTTCCTTCAGCGATATAACAAAATTTTAAAGACGATCCCATTTTTAATTTTTTATATGGTTTTTTTTCTAATTTATTAATAAAATTATTAGTTGTTTGATTAGTGTGTGATCGGCTAGTTAATATTTTTTGAGGATATTTATTTTTAACCACAATTTTTTTCTTTATACCATTACTTTCTATTTTCCACGATTCATTAAACAATGCAAAATATACAATATTAAAACATGGAACGTAAATTACTCCTAATATTGGATATCCATCTTTTATTAAAGATATATTAATAGTAAATTCAGGAATATTATTAATAAATTCTTTAGTGCCATCTAAAGGATCAATTAACCAATATTTTTTTTTTTTATATGAAGGAAAATTGCTAAGATTAAATCTCGATTCTTCTGATATTATAACAGTTTCAGGATCTATATGACGTAATCCTTTTATAATAACATCATGCGATATTTTATCAGCAATAGTTACTGGAGAGATATCGTTTTTATAACGAATTATCATATGACGTAATAAAAAATTTTTATTATTAAAATATTTCATCACAGATATTCCAGCCAATTTTGATAATGCAATTATTTTATTAATCATATATGCCTTTAAAAAACATTATTTTTATAATTTGTAATATTATAGTTAATACTTTATTTATTTGCTTATGCAATTATTTAATAAAATTAATTGTATTATTTACATCAAAATTTAATATTTCAATTTCTTACTTGTTAAGAAACAATTTTTATTATTATATCTGATCGCACCTTT is a window encoding:
- the dut gene encoding dUTP diphosphatase, whose protein sequence is MNQNINIKIIDNRIGTIFSFPKYSTLGSSGIDLRACCNKNIILNANKTILLSSGIAIHINDMLITGMIFPRSGLGHKYGVVLGNSVGIIDSDYQGELLLSIWNRDKKKDFLIYPGMRIAQLLFIPIIRPNFNFVSDFEKNTKRGFSGFGHTGND
- a CDS encoding oxidative damage protection protein; this translates as MNNRIIFCKYFKKKKEGLDYVTYPGKIGLRIYNEISMQAWKQWIKKQTILINEKKLNLQNIEDRKKIEKKMINYFFYDK
- a CDS encoding 3'(2'),5'-bisphosphate nucleotidase CysQ, encoding MINKIIALSKLAGISVMKYFNNKNFLLRHMIIRYKNDISPVTIADKISHDVIIKGLRHIDPETVIISEESRFNLSNFPSYKKKKYWLIDPLDGTKEFINNIPEFTINISLIKDGYPILGVIYVPCFNIVYFALFNESWKIESNGIKKKIVVKNKYPQKILTSRSHTNQTTNNFINKLEKKPYKKLKMGSSLKFCYIAEGKAQLYVRCHPIYTWDISAGHAILLGSGGYIYTLSSNLINYKLKNNNSFLIDSGIIASSCRQ
- the sbcB gene encoding exodeoxyribonuclease I, producing the protein MQNKNFLFYDYETFGTNISLDKPSQFACIRTDYNFKILSKPTIVYCSLPLDYLPNPESIFITNITPQIADQKGIKEFYFAKIINQKFMKKNTCVIGFNNINFDDELTRNIFYRNLLDPYEWSYKHNNSRWDLINLLRACYILRPKGIIWPKKKTGLISFKLQDIAKENNIKHDVVHDALSDVYATMSVAKLIKTVQPKLFNFFFKLRLKHNIIDFFHKYSNLPIFYFSSIFGSNRENYSIIRLMRQYHFNSNIIIGFDLKYDINDFLQEFYHQKKNNQIIVKNLFLKGLIFIYINKCPILAPINVLHKKDMYNLNVNIDSYIKYFNKLNKYTYVFKELSKICFFKRKLYLEKNVDLLLYSDFFKENDKKIMQLIHCIKPYYFCKNTFQFQEERVKQLFFRMKARNFFSFLSENEKRKWLNYCKNHFNFSYIRQYKNNLNNIMQSNAYFLNKKNIYNAIIIYLKKKIKNFY